In a genomic window of Quercus lobata isolate SW786 chromosome 4, ValleyOak3.0 Primary Assembly, whole genome shotgun sequence:
- the LOC115984660 gene encoding uncharacterized protein LOC115984660 produces MVGEVFLSAFLQVLFDRMASHKFIDLQLTEQKFDDLLEKLKITLLTVTALLNNAEEKQFHSPPVEKWLHMARDALYDAEDILDELATETLRCKLEAESNQILLTLNSCRNCSSLPPLGQLPSLKNLTVEGMDRIKIIGIEFCGDGCSSAMPFPSLETLEFDSMLQWEEWSSSGVEGRDIEIHNYPKLTKLPHHFPGLKKFHLHAFV; encoded by the coding sequence ATGGTTGGAGAGGTTTTTCTCTCTGCTTTCCTTCAAGTGCTGTTTGACAGAATGGCTTCCCACAAGTTCATAGACTTACAACTAACAGAACAGAAGTTTGATGACCTGCTGGAAAAGCTGAAGATCACATTGTTGACTGTCACTGCATTGCTTAATAATGCTGAGGAGAAGCAATTCCATAGCCCTCCAGTGGAGAAGTGGCTGCACATGGCTAGAGATGCTCTTTATGATGCAGAGGACATATTGGATGAGCTTGCTACTGAAACTCTGAGATGCAAGCTGGAAGCTGAATCTAATCAGATTCTTCTGACACTTAATAGTTGTAGAAATTGTAGTTCTCTACCACCACTTGGGCAACTACCCTCTCTCAAAAACCTCACAGTTGAAGGAATGgatagaataaaaataatagggaTTGAGTTCTGCGGGGATGGGTGTTCTTCTGCTATGCCTTTTCCATCCTTGGAGACTTTAGAGTTTGATAGCATGTTACAATGGGAGGAGTGGTCTTCTTCTGGAGTTGAAGGGAGGGATATTGAGATTCACAACTATCCTAAGCTAACAAAATTGCCTCACCACTTTCCTGGATTGAAAAAGTTCCATCTGCATGCATTTGTGTAG
- the LOC115984661 gene encoding potassium channel AKT1-like → MGLYNVAATDVFVCPRVPAMARKSKKFHSPAVEKCLHIAKDARYDADDILDELATETLGCKLETESKAGPNRHLKDLNDPIMSQVLVETENMLARGRMDLPLSLCFAAPRGDDFLLQQLLKQGLDPNELDSNGRTVLHIAAAKGSENCVHLLLEYGADPNNRDSDGNVPLWVAMLGGHEPVINLLLENGAKLYSGDIGQFACTAVEQNNLKLLKEIIRLGGDVMRSKSNGTTALHIAVCEGNTEIVRFLLDKDADIDKPDFYGWTPRALAEQQGHEDIQLLFQSSGEPKNQSFIAMPSREMTISSLADLIVSQQSVLYPGTAHTEEKDFLFPANQIRSARDSGSKAARVTISCPEKEQASGKLVLLPGSFQELLDIAAKKFGILPSKVLSKEGAEIDDIEAIRDGDHLIFVSYLGI, encoded by the exons ATGGGGTTATACAATGTGGCTGCTACAGATGTGTTCGTGTGTCCACGAGTACCTGCCATGGCCAGGAAAAGC AAGAAATTCCATAGCCCTGCAGTGGAGAAGTGTTTGCACATTGCTAAAGATGCTCGTTATGATGCAGATGACATATTGGATGAGCTTGCTACTGAAACTTTGGGATGTAAGCTGGAAACTGAATCTAAGGCTGGCCCAAATCGG CATTTGAAAGATCTTAATGACCCAATAATGTCACAAGTTTTAGTGGAGACAGAGAACATGCTAGCTCGTGGTAGAATGGACCTACCTCTTAGTCTATGCTTTGCAGCTCCTAGGGGAGATGACTTCTTGTTACAACAGCTTTTGAAACAGGGTCTTGATCCAAATGAATTGGACAGCAATGGCAGGACAGTTCTG CATATAGCAGCCGCCAAAGGAAGTGAGAATTGTGTGCATCTATTACTTGAATATGGGGCAGATCCTAACAATAGAG ACTCAGACGGGAATGTGCCTCTGTGGGTGGCAATGCTGGGTGGTCATGAACCGGTGATCAACCTGTTACTAGAAAATGGAGCAAAATTATACTCCGGAGACATTGGTCAATTTGCATGCACTGCTGTTGAGCAAAACAACTTGAAGTTGCTCAAGGAAATAATTCGTCTAGGGGGAGATGTTATGCGTTCTAAGTCCAATGGAACCACAGCTCTCCATATTGCAGTTTGTGAAGGCAATACTGAAATAGTAAGATTTCTTTTGGACAAAGATGCTGATATTGACAAACCAGACTTTTATGGTTGGACCCCAAGGGCTCTAGCCGAACAACAAGGACATGAAGACATTCAACTACTTTTCCAATCTAGTGGAGAGCCCAAAAATCAATCCTTCATTGCAATGCCGAGCAGAGAAATGACAATCAGTTCCTTGGCAGATTTAATAGTGAGCCAACAATCAGTCCTCTATCCCGGAA CTGCACATACTGAGGAGAAAGATTTTCTATTCCCTGCTAATCAGATAAGAAGTGCTAGAGACTCTGGAAGTAAAGCTGCTAGAGTGACCATCAGTTGTCCAGAAAAAGAACAAGCTAGTGGAAAACTTGTGCTACTTCCAGGGAGTTTTCAAGAGCTACTTGATATTGCTGCAAAGAAATTTGGGATCCTGCCTTCGAAGGTCCTAAGTAAAGAAGGAGCTGAAATTGATGATATAGAGGCCATTAGAGATGGTGACCATCTTATTTTTGTCAGTTATCTTGGAATTTAG